From Chryseobacterium sp. H1D6B, a single genomic window includes:
- a CDS encoding glycosyltransferase family 2 protein, whose amino-acid sequence MPTTYIIIVTYNAMKWAEKCFTSLRHSSVSVNCIVIDNGSADGTQEYIKTNFPEVDFIQAEKNLGFGKANNIGIEKAYQEGADFFYLMNQDAWLYQDSLEKLLEVYTHYQNKEEIGILSPMHVDGTEERLDVFFERYLARNTHINRLFSDTFYKKLKEYYEIDFVNAAHWFLPRKTIEEVGGFNPYFFHYSEDYEYVQRIMYFNKKILICPKSLVVHDGKQDFNKTSHINARRVQREQRYLNPKFDFNKEILNKDFLPDIAKQILKLQFSNASDTFKEYQYQSKRYEEITNSREILKNKNAAFLNLSK is encoded by the coding sequence ATGCCTACAACTTATATTATTATTGTCACTTACAACGCCATGAAATGGGCGGAAAAATGCTTTACAAGTCTCAGACATTCTTCGGTCTCTGTAAACTGTATCGTCATTGATAATGGCTCTGCAGACGGTACTCAGGAATATATAAAAACAAATTTCCCTGAAGTGGATTTTATTCAGGCTGAAAAAAATTTAGGTTTTGGAAAAGCCAACAATATCGGTATTGAAAAAGCTTATCAGGAAGGCGCTGACTTTTTTTATCTGATGAACCAGGACGCCTGGCTTTATCAGGACAGCCTGGAAAAATTACTGGAAGTCTATACTCATTATCAAAATAAAGAAGAGATTGGTATTTTAAGTCCGATGCATGTAGACGGAACAGAAGAGCGTTTAGATGTTTTCTTTGAACGCTATCTGGCCAGAAATACCCATATCAACAGATTATTTTCTGACACATTCTATAAGAAATTGAAAGAGTATTATGAAATAGATTTTGTCAACGCAGCCCATTGGTTCCTGCCAAGGAAGACAATTGAAGAAGTGGGCGGCTTTAATCCATATTTCTTTCATTATTCTGAAGATTACGAATATGTACAGCGGATCATGTATTTCAATAAAAAGATTTTGATCTGCCCGAAAAGCCTTGTTGTTCATGACGGGAAGCAGGATTTCAATAAAACCAGTCATATTAATGCCAGAAGGGTACAGAGAGAACAGCGGTATTTAAATCCAAAATTTGATTTTAATAAGGAAATACTAAATAAAGATTTTCTTCCTGACATTGCAAAACAAATCCTAAAGCTGCAGTTTTCAAATGCTTCGGATACATTTAAAGAATATCAATATCAAAGTAAAAGATATGAGGAGATCACCAACTCAAGAGAGATTTTAAAAAATAAGAATGCAGCCTTTCTTAATCTTAGTAAATAA
- a CDS encoding glycosyltransferase has translation MISIIISSYIPEYFNALEDNISQSIGVPYEIIRIHNPGLMGICTAYNQGAEKAKYDNLLFIHEDILFRTENWGAKLIIHLNKPDSGVIGIAGSSYIPSAPSSWTVSEKYNFVNILQGNKENKDSFHIGSTKKNMNKVFAVDGVFLAVTKKKYINYKFNEELKGFHGYDLDFSLRISKNLQNYVVDDILIEHFSKGNLDKIWFDTNMKIRENLGSDFQKTDDPETEKKAFLGFLYKYFEYYPINKKNIFFTLKFYPWKRLTFKDHFLIVKKYLNYIRYSSGINKKTNTNI, from the coding sequence ATGATTTCTATAATAATTTCATCCTATATCCCTGAATACTTTAATGCTTTAGAAGACAATATTTCTCAAAGTATAGGTGTTCCCTATGAGATTATTAGAATTCATAATCCCGGATTAATGGGCATCTGTACAGCCTATAACCAAGGAGCTGAAAAGGCTAAATATGACAATCTTTTGTTTATTCATGAAGACATTCTTTTCCGAACTGAAAACTGGGGTGCTAAACTTATTATTCATTTAAATAAACCGGATTCCGGAGTTATAGGAATTGCAGGTTCATCTTATATTCCTTCTGCCCCTTCCAGCTGGACTGTTTCAGAGAAATATAATTTTGTCAATATTCTTCAGGGAAATAAAGAAAATAAAGACTCTTTCCATATCGGATCAACGAAGAAAAATATGAATAAAGTATTTGCCGTAGACGGAGTTTTTTTAGCAGTAACAAAAAAAAAATATATCAATTATAAATTTAATGAAGAACTAAAAGGCTTCCACGGATACGATCTGGATTTCAGTCTAAGAATTTCAAAAAATCTCCAGAATTATGTAGTGGATGATATTCTCATTGAACATTTTTCAAAAGGAAATCTTGATAAAATATGGTTTGACACCAATATGAAAATCAGAGAAAATTTAGGCTCCGATTTTCAGAAAACGGATGATCCCGAAACAGAAAAAAAGGCTTTTTTAGGATTTCTATATAAGTATTTTGAATACTACCCTATTAACAAAAAAAACATTTTCTTTACATTAAAGTTTTATCCCTGGAAGAGACTTACATTTAAAGATCACTTTTTAATTGTAAAAAAATATCTCAACTACATCAGATATTCTTCAGGTATCAATAAAAAAACAAACACAAATATTTAA
- a CDS encoding glycosyltransferase family 4 protein, whose protein sequence is MNTTKKILFISHEASLSGAPILILNLLKRLKKERENYTIDVLLIRGGELYEDFAKISNHIVVAHYHLQSLSFIKRNLKRVQSIVFKTKETHQDKIDKITSSLLLNNYDLVYGNTMESLIWTLPFYKKNIPTIVAIHELTFGIESTYPKEFVLENISNVTRIIAGSKAVAENLIAKYGGDPKKIKVIHSFVDTVLTLQKDKESLRNELNIKNNELIIGIASSQELRKGTDLVPLLVQKIKQKTNLNFKFINLGGTSKSPAVRCAKIDAEKLGVADDILFIDHNKFPNEYINLFDVFMLMSREDPFPLVMLTAAKLKKPIVAFEKSGGAVEFLEDNHGVLVPYLDLDTMAAEVIKLMQDNSLREIYGEKIHRKLEEEYSDKKLSTEILTTIDNLI, encoded by the coding sequence ATGAATACTACAAAAAAAATATTATTCATTTCCCATGAAGCATCTTTGTCGGGCGCCCCTATTCTTATTTTAAATCTATTAAAAAGATTAAAAAAGGAAAGAGAAAATTACACCATAGATGTTTTATTGATCCGAGGTGGAGAACTTTATGAAGATTTTGCGAAAATTTCTAATCATATTGTTGTAGCCCATTATCATCTGCAGTCGCTTTCATTTATAAAAAGAAATTTAAAAAGAGTCCAGTCTATTGTTTTTAAAACAAAAGAAACCCATCAGGATAAGATTGATAAAATAACATCCAGTCTGCTGCTTAATAATTATGACTTAGTCTACGGGAATACAATGGAATCTCTGATCTGGACGCTTCCTTTCTATAAAAAAAATATCCCTACCATTGTGGCTATTCATGAGCTTACATTTGGTATAGAAAGTACTTATCCTAAAGAATTTGTTTTAGAGAATATTTCTAATGTCACAAGAATAATAGCAGGTTCTAAAGCTGTAGCTGAAAATCTAATTGCTAAATATGGAGGAGATCCAAAAAAAATAAAAGTCATTCATTCTTTTGTAGATACTGTTCTTACCCTTCAAAAAGATAAGGAAAGTCTGAGAAATGAACTGAATATAAAAAATAATGAACTGATTATTGGTATCGCCAGTTCTCAGGAACTGCGAAAAGGAACAGATCTTGTTCCCTTACTTGTTCAAAAAATAAAGCAGAAAACGAATCTGAATTTTAAGTTTATCAATCTAGGAGGAACTTCCAAAAGTCCCGCCGTGAGATGTGCTAAAATAGATGCTGAAAAGCTTGGCGTTGCTGATGATATTCTTTTTATAGACCATAATAAATTCCCTAATGAGTATATTAATCTTTTTGATGTTTTCATGCTGATGTCTAGAGAAGATCCTTTTCCTCTCGTTATGCTTACAGCCGCAAAACTCAAAAAACCCATTGTTGCATTTGAAAAAAGCGGCGGTGCAGTAGAATTTTTAGAAGATAATCACGGTGTTCTTGTACCTTATTTAGATCTTGACACAATGGCTGCTGAAGTCATCAAACTAATGCAGGATAATTCATTGAGAGAGATTTACGGCGAAAAAATCCATAGAAAATTAGAAGAAGAATATTCTGACAAGAAATTGAGTACAGAGATTCTCACTACGATTGATAATTTAATATAA
- a CDS encoding acyltransferase, translating into MFPKIKKYISEKILSLVQNKERKTRHEAWQKLLSKPSVHIHPTFVPQDTAIFKGDNNSYGNISIDEHVLLRDYCRILVYPDSELIIGKRVFFNNYCSINCLDKIEIGDDTIFGEGVKLYDHNHLIEKGTTIHIEKEKYSKSPIKIGRNCWLGSNVVILKGVTIGDNSVIGAGCVIHKSIPSNTIVKNNQTLIYESL; encoded by the coding sequence ATGTTCCCAAAAATAAAAAAATACATTTCTGAAAAAATTCTTTCTTTAGTTCAAAACAAAGAAAGGAAAACCAGACACGAGGCCTGGCAAAAACTGTTGTCAAAACCCAGCGTACATATTCATCCCACTTTTGTTCCTCAGGATACAGCTATTTTTAAAGGAGATAATAATTCCTATGGAAATATATCTATCGATGAGCATGTTCTATTAAGAGATTACTGCCGTATTTTGGTATATCCAGATTCAGAACTAATAATAGGAAAAAGAGTTTTTTTCAATAATTACTGCTCTATTAATTGTTTAGATAAGATTGAAATTGGTGATGATACAATTTTCGGAGAAGGCGTGAAATTATACGACCACAACCATCTTATAGAGAAAGGAACCACCATCCACATTGAAAAAGAAAAATACTCAAAAAGCCCTATAAAAATAGGTAGAAACTGCTGGCTGGGAAGCAATGTTGTAATTTTAAAAGGAGTTACAATTGGAGATAATTCTGTTATTGGAGCAGGATGTGTAATTCACAAATCTATCCCATCCAACACAATAGTCAAAAATAATCAAACCTTAATCTATGAATCCCTCTAA
- a CDS encoding glycosyltransferase family 2 protein has product MESPLVSFIVVSYNHSEFIEECLNSIKNQTYTNWELIVADDASKDNSAEIFKKWLKNNNIPAKTNFHTANKGFAITLNECIEMTEGKYVNIVAADDYFHSDFLSKCVNSLEKQDDSFAVAFSSAFIIKEDKSLANYHNDFGFYENPVQFQSNLKKGNHIPALSTLVKRKVLIETGIYDKNILIEDYDRWLRINENYYFTFIPENLAYHRKHGENISKIKERIVITEEVLLRLKYDTSLENTIKINNDIKKIYFSSTNKEEIKKVSEKYTQYKGKERWLDFCMKYQLPVKLYHLKYKFF; this is encoded by the coding sequence ATGGAAAGCCCGCTGGTAAGTTTTATTGTTGTTTCTTATAATCACTCAGAATTTATTGAAGAGTGCTTAAATAGTATAAAAAATCAAACTTATACAAATTGGGAACTCATCGTTGCTGATGATGCCTCTAAAGATAATTCCGCTGAAATATTTAAAAAGTGGCTGAAGAATAACAATATTCCTGCTAAAACAAATTTTCATACTGCAAATAAGGGTTTTGCCATAACACTTAATGAATGTATAGAAATGACAGAAGGAAAATACGTTAATATCGTTGCTGCAGATGACTATTTTCACTCTGATTTTCTAAGTAAATGCGTAAATTCCTTAGAAAAGCAAGATGACAGTTTTGCTGTAGCTTTTTCAAGTGCGTTCATTATAAAAGAAGATAAAAGTTTAGCAAATTATCATAATGACTTTGGTTTTTATGAAAATCCTGTTCAGTTTCAAAGTAATTTAAAAAAAGGAAATCATATTCCTGCATTAAGTACGCTGGTGAAGAGAAAAGTATTGATTGAAACCGGAATTTATGATAAAAACATACTTATTGAAGACTATGACAGATGGTTAAGAATCAACGAGAATTATTATTTCACCTTCATTCCTGAAAATCTGGCATATCATAGAAAGCACGGCGAAAATATTTCTAAGATAAAAGAAAGAATAGTTATTACTGAGGAAGTTTTACTAAGATTAAAATATGACACTTCCCTTGAGAATACAATCAAAATAAATAATGATATAAAAAAGATCTATTTCTCTTCAACAAACAAAGAAGAAATTAAAAAAGTTTCTGAAAAATACACACAATATAAAGGAAAAGAGCGTTGGCTAGATTTCTGTATGAAATATCAATTACCTGTTAAATTATATCATTTAAAATACAAGTTTTTTTAA
- a CDS encoding DegT/DnrJ/EryC1/StrS family aminotransferase, whose amino-acid sequence MIKFLDLQKINLQYQNEIESKLIEVFRSGWYLMGNELAHFEKNLSRYIGSTTAIGVANGLDALRLILRAYIEMGVMSTGDEVIVPSNTYIASILAISDNGLVPVLVEPDTNTYNVDISKIEEKITSKTKGILVVHLYGRIIFSEKLKALAAQYNLKVIEDNAQAIGAEWNGTKSGNLGDAAGFSFYPGKNLGALGDAGAVTTNDDELAKTIRALANYGSNQKYVNIYQGLNSRLDEMQAAVLDIKLKYIDTENETRRHIAKRFINQISNPKIILPEYPEDEKEHVWHLFVIRTENREALQAYLVENGVQTLIHYPIPPHKQQAYKEWNTLSFPISEKIHEEVLSLPLSPVMKEEEVSKIIELLNKF is encoded by the coding sequence ATGATTAAATTCCTTGATTTGCAAAAAATCAACTTACAGTATCAAAATGAAATTGAAAGTAAGCTTATAGAAGTTTTCCGCTCCGGCTGGTATCTTATGGGAAATGAACTTGCTCATTTCGAAAAAAACCTTTCCAGGTATATTGGCTCTACAACAGCAATTGGTGTTGCTAATGGCCTAGATGCCCTGCGTCTTATACTTCGTGCTTATATTGAAATGGGAGTAATGAGTACCGGTGACGAAGTCATTGTCCCTTCCAATACTTACATTGCTTCTATTTTAGCAATTTCTGATAACGGACTTGTTCCGGTTCTAGTAGAACCAGATACCAATACATACAATGTTGACATTTCAAAAATTGAAGAAAAAATAACTTCCAAAACCAAAGGAATTTTAGTTGTTCATCTCTATGGAAGAATTATTTTTTCGGAAAAACTAAAAGCATTAGCCGCACAATACAATCTAAAAGTCATAGAAGACAATGCACAGGCTATCGGTGCTGAATGGAATGGGACAAAATCCGGTAATTTAGGAGATGCCGCCGGTTTTAGTTTTTATCCAGGTAAAAATTTAGGCGCATTAGGAGATGCTGGGGCTGTAACAACAAATGATGATGAGCTGGCAAAAACAATCAGAGCCCTGGCTAATTATGGTTCTAATCAAAAATATGTAAATATATACCAAGGGCTTAACTCAAGATTAGATGAAATGCAGGCTGCTGTTTTAGATATTAAATTAAAATATATTGATACTGAAAATGAAACTAGAAGACATATAGCTAAACGTTTTATTAATCAAATTTCAAATCCTAAAATAATACTTCCTGAATATCCAGAAGATGAAAAAGAGCACGTATGGCATCTTTTTGTAATAAGAACAGAAAATAGGGAAGCTCTTCAAGCATATCTTGTTGAAAACGGTGTACAGACACTTATTCATTATCCTATTCCGCCTCACAAACAGCAGGCCTATAAAGAATGGAATACACTTTCTTTTCCTATCAGTGAAAAAATTCATGAAGAAGTTTTAAGTCTTCCGCTCTCTCCTGTTATGAAAGAAGAAGAAGTTTCTAAGATTATTGAACTATTAAATAAATTTTAA
- a CDS encoding acyltransferase: MIKPLTSLRFFFALCVFFSHLSFLKLDEDYKDLFNNIFSEGFLGVSFFFILSGFILALNYREKFRRNTITLKKFYIARFARIYPLHFVTMLVSIPALFSSYKILTYNNFLLQSYIPDQQYFFSYNAPSWSISDEMFFYAFFPILIIVSYKFSTALKTILFAGFVFLILALNNLLPSEKIHYWLYISPLTRIFDFLLGIFLFDIYSYLKNRNLILNTNTYTILEIGSLFVLILFFILRNNFPISYRYSIYYWLPMCLIILISAKPFILEKKETWISKLLSWKWLVYLGEISFGFYLIHYLAITYVSKYNGLMGIHLEGIPLALVMFSITLITSIFAFEKIEKPLNKKIKNTFS, from the coding sequence ATGATTAAGCCTTTAACCTCGCTAAGATTTTTTTTTGCTCTATGTGTCTTTTTTAGTCATTTATCTTTTTTAAAGTTAGATGAAGATTATAAAGACCTTTTCAATAATATTTTTTCCGAGGGATTTTTAGGTGTAAGTTTCTTTTTCATTTTAAGCGGATTTATACTTGCTTTAAATTATAGGGAAAAATTTAGGCGTAATACGATTACTCTTAAGAAGTTTTATATTGCACGGTTTGCCAGGATCTATCCTTTGCATTTTGTAACAATGCTGGTCTCCATCCCCGCTTTGTTTAGCAGTTATAAAATTTTAACTTATAACAACTTTTTATTACAAAGCTACATTCCGGATCAACAATATTTTTTCTCATATAACGCTCCTTCTTGGAGTATTTCTGATGAAATGTTTTTCTATGCATTTTTTCCAATTTTAATTATTGTGAGTTATAAATTCAGTACAGCTCTTAAAACAATATTATTTGCAGGGTTTGTATTTTTAATACTGGCACTTAATAATCTGCTTCCATCCGAAAAAATCCATTATTGGCTGTATATATCTCCTCTTACAAGAATTTTCGATTTCCTTTTGGGTATATTTTTATTTGACATTTATTCCTATCTTAAAAATAGGAATCTAATTTTGAATACAAACACATACACAATTCTTGAAATAGGATCTTTATTTGTTTTAATATTATTTTTTATTTTACGAAACAACTTCCCTATTAGTTATAGATATTCTATTTACTATTGGCTTCCCATGTGCTTAATTATCCTTATCTCTGCTAAACCTTTTATTTTAGAAAAAAAAGAGACCTGGATATCAAAACTGCTTTCTTGGAAATGGCTGGTGTATTTAGGTGAAATTAGTTTTGGTTTTTATTTAATCCACTACTTAGCAATCACCTATGTAAGTAAGTATAACGGACTGATGGGCATCCATTTAGAAGGCATTCCACTGGCATTAGTAATGTTCTCTATTACACTTATTACCAGTATATTTGCATTTGAGAAAATAGAAAAACCCCTTAATAAAAAAATTAAAAACACATTCTCATGA
- a CDS encoding acyltransferase, with the protein MKYKIHISADVQTEKIGEGTTIWQFCVILKDARIGKNCNINCNVFIENDVVIGNDVTIKPGVQIWDGVTLEDNVFIGPNVTFTNDLIPRSKQYPIDFSKTLIKKGASIGANSTIIAGNTIGESALIGAGSVVTKSIPAHHIFYGNPAVHSGYITKEGKIVNLDMIDKEGNHYHFINSELVLR; encoded by the coding sequence ATGAAATATAAGATTCACATTTCCGCTGATGTTCAAACCGAAAAAATTGGTGAGGGTACTACTATTTGGCAGTTTTGCGTTATTTTGAAAGATGCACGTATTGGAAAAAATTGTAATATTAACTGTAATGTTTTTATTGAAAATGATGTAGTAATCGGAAATGATGTTACTATAAAACCGGGAGTACAAATTTGGGACGGCGTTACATTAGAAGATAATGTGTTTATTGGACCGAATGTAACTTTTACAAATGATCTAATTCCACGGTCAAAGCAATATCCTATAGACTTTTCTAAAACTCTGATTAAAAAAGGAGCATCTATTGGAGCTAACTCAACTATTATTGCAGGAAATACAATTGGTGAAAGTGCATTAATTGGTGCAGGAAGCGTTGTTACAAAAAGTATCCCTGCTCATCATATCTTTTACGGAAATCCGGCTGTGCATAGCGGATATATTACTAAGGAAGGAAAAATTGTAAATCTAGATATGATTGACAAAGAAGGAAATCATTATCATTTTATTAATTCTGAACTGGTTCTAAGATGA
- a CDS encoding FdtA/QdtA family cupin domain-containing protein, with protein MKNKLSVFDCGVVDLGKTSFNEGNLTVIENNSEFPFNVKRIFYLYDIAGGESRGAHSHRECHQFLIAASGSFEVSLDDGKFKRQVFLNRPDIGLHIPPGIWASEINFSSGAICLVLASHHYNEEDYIRDYETFLKIQDEI; from the coding sequence ATGAAAAATAAACTTTCTGTATTCGACTGTGGTGTTGTAGACTTGGGTAAAACCAGTTTCAACGAAGGAAATCTTACTGTCATCGAAAACAATTCTGAATTTCCCTTCAATGTCAAAAGAATCTTTTATTTATATGATATTGCAGGCGGAGAAAGCAGAGGTGCACATTCACATAGAGAATGCCACCAATTTTTAATCGCTGCCAGCGGAAGTTTTGAAGTATCACTGGATGATGGAAAATTTAAGCGCCAGGTTTTTCTCAATCGCCCTGATATTGGATTACATATTCCTCCAGGAATTTGGGCATCAGAGATCAACTTTTCTTCTGGAGCGATCTGTTTAGTGTTAGCTTCTCATCATTATAATGAAGAAGACTATATTAGAGATTATGAGACTTTTTTAAAGATACAAGATGAAATATAA
- a CDS encoding FdtA/QdtA family cupin domain-containing protein gives MIPKLIELPKIYDKRGNLSFFQHPSNLPFPIERTYWIYDVPGGETRGSHAFKEQQEFIIALSGSFDVKIHTGTEEKIFSLNRSYYGLYIPKMCWRKLENFSTNSLALIVSDKPYNENDYIRDFEEFKKLVNEK, from the coding sequence ATGATTCCAAAATTAATAGAACTTCCCAAAATATACGATAAAAGAGGAAATCTTTCTTTTTTTCAGCATCCTTCTAATCTCCCTTTTCCAATTGAAAGGACTTATTGGATCTATGATGTACCCGGAGGGGAAACCAGAGGAAGCCATGCTTTTAAGGAACAGCAGGAATTTATAATCGCTCTTTCTGGTAGCTTTGATGTAAAAATACATACAGGAACAGAGGAGAAAATATTTTCTTTAAACAGATCTTATTATGGGCTTTATATCCCGAAAATGTGCTGGCGGAAATTGGAAAACTTTTCCACTAATTCTCTTGCGCTTATAGTATCTGACAAACCGTATAATGAAAATGATTATATAAGAGATTTTGAAGAATTTAAAAAGCTGGTAAATGAAAAATAA
- a CDS encoding ABC transporter ATP-binding protein, producing MLSLKAENISKQYRLGQVGTGTLSHDLNRFWHKIRGNEDPYLKIGDSNDRTTKGSSEYVWSLRDIDFEIEQGDAVGIIGRNGAGKSTLLKLLSKVTKPTTGKIYTNGRIASLLEVGTGFHPEMTGRENVFLNGAILGMTRKEIKRKFDEIVDFSGVERYIDTPVKRYSSGMYVRLAFAVAAHLESEILIVDEVLAVGDAEFQKKCLGKMGDVTKGEGRTILFVSHNMTAVKELCSKGILLNQGNINYQGNILDTIIEYQKNNTSATHYAYNGNLEEAVGNDNIRIKEFTVTAAKSSLIDIDSGVHVKLVFHNNCPNINLDTTFELRNYEELIIFHVGKLVTENQDSKVGTYTVEFNIPAGLLNAGNYYFKLIFGKNQSEVLFSIDSFIGFEVENVKVGNKLHTYPGITRPNFDYNVQTP from the coding sequence ATGCTTTCATTAAAGGCAGAAAATATATCAAAACAATACCGTCTAGGTCAGGTGGGTACAGGCACATTATCTCATGATCTCAACAGATTCTGGCATAAAATAAGAGGTAATGAAGATCCTTACTTAAAAATCGGTGACTCGAATGACAGAACCACAAAAGGAAGTTCAGAATATGTATGGTCACTCCGAGACATTGACTTTGAAATTGAACAGGGAGATGCTGTTGGGATCATTGGAAGAAACGGAGCTGGAAAATCAACTCTTCTGAAACTTCTAAGTAAGGTAACAAAACCAACTACGGGAAAAATCTATACCAATGGAAGAATTGCTTCATTATTAGAGGTAGGAACTGGATTCCACCCTGAAATGACAGGACGTGAAAATGTATTTTTAAACGGCGCCATTTTAGGAATGACCCGTAAAGAAATTAAACGTAAATTTGATGAAATAGTTGATTTTTCTGGGGTAGAAAGATACATTGATACTCCGGTAAAAAGATACTCTTCAGGAATGTATGTCCGCCTGGCATTTGCTGTAGCAGCCCACTTAGAATCTGAAATTCTTATTGTAGATGAAGTTTTAGCGGTAGGAGATGCTGAATTTCAAAAGAAATGTCTTGGAAAAATGGGAGATGTTACCAAAGGAGAAGGAAGGACTATTTTATTTGTAAGCCATAATATGACGGCCGTAAAAGAACTTTGTTCAAAAGGTATACTTCTAAATCAAGGAAATATAAATTATCAAGGAAATATCCTTGACACCATAATAGAATATCAAAAAAACAACACCTCTGCCACTCATTATGCATATAATGGAAATCTTGAAGAAGCAGTAGGAAATGATAATATTAGAATTAAAGAATTTACTGTTACGGCAGCAAAAAGCAGTCTAATTGATATTGATTCTGGAGTACATGTGAAGCTTGTTTTTCATAATAATTGTCCAAATATCAATTTAGATACAACCTTTGAGTTGAGAAATTATGAAGAACTTATCATATTTCATGTTGGAAAGCTAGTGACCGAAAACCAAGATTCCAAAGTTGGAACTTATACTGTAGAGTTTAATATTCCAGCTGGATTACTTAATGCTGGTAATTACTACTTCAAATTGATCTTCGGAAAAAATCAGTCAGAAGTTTTATTCTCAATAGACAGTTTTATTGGATTTGAAGTTGAAAATGTAAAAGTGGGTAACAAACTGCACACATATCCTGGAATTACAAGACCTAATTTTGATTATAATGTACAAACACCATGA
- a CDS encoding ABC transporter permease → MNEPQQKWTETIEDSHSLFDLKLKEVWRYKDLVYMFVKRDFVSSFKQTILGPVWFFINPILTTIVYLVVFGKIANLPTDGAPPLLFYLAGVTLWNYFSGSLTGTSNTFTGNAAIFGKVYFPRLVTPISIVISNLMRFSVQFLLFIIAWAYYLSKGEVHPNIWVLATPFLIILMALFALGVGMIFSALTTKYKDLNMLLGFGVSLYMYATPVIYPVSSLSGIFKKLAYYNPLTGIFECFKYAWIGVGDFSPSMLGISTIIILILLVIGTVIFNKVEKTFMDTV, encoded by the coding sequence ATGAATGAACCACAACAAAAGTGGACAGAGACAATTGAAGACAGCCATTCTTTATTTGATTTAAAACTGAAAGAAGTTTGGAGATATAAAGACTTAGTATACATGTTTGTAAAAAGAGATTTTGTCTCAAGTTTCAAACAGACTATTTTAGGACCTGTCTGGTTTTTTATTAATCCCATTTTAACAACAATCGTATATCTGGTTGTTTTTGGTAAAATTGCCAACTTACCTACAGACGGCGCTCCTCCTCTATTATTTTACCTTGCAGGAGTTACCCTTTGGAATTATTTTTCCGGCTCGTTAACAGGAACATCCAATACCTTTACAGGAAATGCCGCAATTTTTGGAAAAGTATATTTCCCCAGACTTGTGACCCCCATCTCCATTGTAATATCCAACTTAATGCGTTTCTCCGTGCAGTTTTTATTATTCATTATTGCATGGGCATATTACTTATCAAAAGGAGAAGTTCATCCCAATATTTGGGTTTTAGCAACGCCGTTTTTAATTATATTGATGGCATTATTTGCATTAGGTGTCGGAATGATTTTTTCTGCACTTACCACAAAATATAAAGATCTTAATATGCTGTTAGGATTTGGAGTAAGTCTATATATGTATGCTACCCCGGTTATATATCCTGTTTCTTCACTATCAGGCATTTTTAAAAAATTGGCCTATTACAACCCATTAACAGGTATTTTTGAATGCTTCAAATATGCATGGATTGGTGTTGGCGATTTTTCTCCTTCAATGCTGGGAATAAGCACGATTATAATCCTTATACTTTTGGTGATAGGTACGGTCATCTTTAATAAAGTAGAAAAAACCTTTATGGACACTGTTTAA